The following proteins are encoded in a genomic region of Deinococcus sp. YIM 134068:
- the mraZ gene encoding division/cell wall cluster transcriptional repressor MraZ: MPFGEYPYTLDDKGRVVMPPPFREFVEDGMILTRGMEGCLYVFPLASWRRVETQLESLPLTDASSRAFVRFFYSGASKARLDNQSRVSVPQTLRTFAALESDVIVAGAPGRLELWSPARWEAAIAAVQQDPPQPDLLANFVA; encoded by the coding sequence GTGCCATTCGGAGAGTATCCCTACACCTTAGACGACAAGGGGCGCGTGGTGATGCCGCCGCCGTTCCGGGAGTTCGTCGAGGACGGGATGATTCTCACGCGCGGCATGGAGGGTTGCCTGTACGTTTTCCCGCTTGCCAGTTGGCGGCGGGTGGAGACGCAACTGGAGAGCCTTCCGCTCACGGACGCTTCGTCGCGGGCGTTCGTGCGCTTTTTCTACTCGGGCGCGAGCAAGGCTCGGCTCGACAACCAGAGCCGCGTGTCGGTGCCGCAGACGCTGCGGACCTTTGCCGCGCTGGAGAGCGACGTGATCGTGGCGGGTGCCCCCGGACGCCTGGAGCTGTGGAGTCCGGCCCGCTGGGAGGCGGCCATCGCCGCCGTGCAGCAGGACCCCCCCCAACCCGACCTTCTCGCCAACTTCGTGGCGTAA
- a CDS encoding PEGA domain-containing protein produces MNKLLMIPAAMLLGTAVAAPRISAQSIIVNPVQPDLSVSVRVDKDQSGSSNPTYRVGENIRLSTSVNRDAYVYLFNVDANGEVTQILPNRLNEGNFVKANTTTTFPATGANFTFTVGEDVGLNKVLALASLTQLNLDQISAFKTGQDSFATVTPRGQQQLAQALSIVVNPLPQNSWISDTAFFSVVAQTPVQTGNLFVGTNVPNATVILNGRRLGSANTTFSGLQPGSYPVRVQAPGFRDYTTTVAVRAGSTTNLNVEFAQTVATTPAPVVASGQYTLAIRSRVEGARVFVDGQEVGIIRGGTLNVTVARGGREVVLIAPGYRTFVSTYNVQRDAQVTINPAR; encoded by the coding sequence ATGAACAAGCTTCTGATGATTCCCGCCGCGATGCTGCTCGGTACGGCGGTGGCAGCTCCCCGGATCAGCGCGCAGAGCATCATCGTCAACCCCGTGCAGCCCGACCTGAGCGTGAGCGTGCGGGTGGACAAGGACCAGAGCGGCAGCTCCAACCCCACCTACCGCGTGGGCGAGAACATCCGCCTCTCCACGTCCGTCAACCGTGACGCCTACGTGTACCTGTTCAACGTGGATGCCAACGGCGAGGTCACGCAGATTCTGCCCAACCGCCTGAACGAGGGCAACTTCGTCAAGGCGAACACCACCACCACCTTCCCGGCGACCGGGGCCAACTTCACCTTCACGGTGGGCGAGGACGTGGGGCTGAACAAGGTGCTCGCGCTCGCCAGCCTGACGCAGCTCAACCTCGACCAGATCAGCGCCTTCAAGACCGGGCAGGACAGCTTCGCCACCGTGACCCCGCGCGGCCAGCAGCAGCTCGCGCAGGCCCTGAGCATCGTCGTGAATCCCCTGCCGCAAAATAGCTGGATCAGCGACACCGCGTTCTTCTCCGTCGTGGCGCAGACCCCGGTGCAGACGGGCAACCTGTTCGTGGGCACCAACGTCCCCAACGCCACCGTGATCCTCAACGGTCGCCGCCTGGGCAGCGCGAACACCACCTTCAGCGGCCTCCAGCCCGGCTCGTACCCGGTGCGCGTGCAGGCCCCCGGCTTCCGCGACTACACCACGACCGTCGCCGTGCGCGCGGGCAGCACCACCAACCTGAACGTGGAGTTCGCGCAGACCGTGGCGACCACCCCCGCGCCCGTCGTGGCGAGCGGCCAGTACACCCTCGCCATCCGCAGCCGCGTGGAGGGAGCACGCGTCTTCGTGGACGGCCAGGAGGTCGGCATCATTCGCGGCGGCACCCTGAACGTCACGGTCGCCCGTGGTGGCCGCGAGGTCGTCCTGATCGCCCCCGGCTACCGCACCTTCGTCAGCACCTACAACGTGCAGCGCGACGCCCAGGTGACGATCAACCCCGCCCGCTGA
- a CDS encoding GDSL-type esterase/lipase family protein, with protein MNKLRTLALLTTASLLITACTGGQTPGDTSGVATVEVTVPASTNLRLNSTATFSAVTKAADGTVVTGKTLTWKSSNPDVASVDANGVVTARRFGSATISASVGSVTGNKTATLRTYGVEAFLGIRDGGEDTAVLLRYRTATGAKPTADKLTFTVTGPPGWNGGQPVPLEVSKSTYFSRNDGADAHWFQFGWTKAGNIAAVVGDYKVEYQVDGETWSSTAKISSLTNSSKTPTGIAVTGYGASTVTATWDDVLPGGSYQAEVLGFYPVVYTSESKGTLNAVGLSAGQAFNVGIHALSLDVDPSALETKPLSGQFDVRFNTAAFTKPGTSANAARVMPLGDSITDGFNIPGGYRIPLYSKLSTRVPRPDLVGSQQNGPTTLGDRDHEGYSGKRIDEIAAGVNGWLDAQQPDTVMLMIGTNDMIQGYDVANAPARLGALLDQMSARRPNTRILVASLPPLADATHNARVQAYNAALPAVVQARANAGKKVTLVNAASALTTADLADGVHPNEGGYGKLANVWYDALVGTPDALTPQGAASRPLPATNQPLHIPTVR; from the coding sequence TTGAACAAGCTCCGCACGCTCGCCCTGCTGACCACCGCCTCCTTGTTGATCACTGCCTGCACCGGCGGACAGACCCCCGGCGACACCTCCGGCGTGGCGACCGTCGAGGTCACGGTGCCCGCCAGCACCAATTTGCGGCTCAACAGCACGGCGACCTTCAGCGCCGTTACGAAGGCCGCCGACGGCACCGTCGTCACCGGCAAGACCCTCACCTGGAAATCCTCCAATCCCGATGTCGCCTCCGTCGATGCCAATGGCGTCGTCACCGCCAGACGCTTCGGCTCGGCCACCATCAGCGCCAGCGTGGGCAGCGTGACGGGCAACAAGACGGCGACGCTCCGCACCTACGGGGTGGAAGCCTTCCTGGGCATCCGCGATGGGGGCGAGGACACTGCCGTGCTGCTGCGCTACCGCACGGCCACGGGAGCCAAGCCCACCGCCGACAAGCTCACCTTCACCGTCACCGGCCCCCCCGGCTGGAACGGCGGCCAGCCCGTGCCGCTGGAGGTCTCCAAGTCCACCTACTTCTCCCGGAACGACGGCGCGGACGCCCACTGGTTCCAGTTCGGGTGGACCAAGGCCGGCAACATCGCGGCGGTGGTCGGGGACTACAAGGTGGAGTACCAGGTGGACGGCGAGACGTGGAGTTCGACGGCCAAGATCAGTAGCCTGACCAACTCCTCGAAGACGCCGACGGGGATCGCCGTCACCGGCTACGGGGCTTCGACCGTGACGGCGACATGGGACGACGTGCTGCCCGGCGGGAGCTATCAGGCGGAGGTGCTGGGGTTCTACCCGGTGGTGTACACGAGTGAGAGTAAGGGGACGCTGAACGCGGTGGGCCTCTCGGCGGGGCAGGCGTTCAACGTGGGCATTCACGCGCTGAGCCTGGACGTGGACCCCTCGGCCCTGGAGACCAAGCCCCTCTCCGGCCAGTTCGATGTCCGCTTCAACACGGCGGCCTTCACGAAGCCGGGCACCTCGGCAAATGCCGCCCGAGTCATGCCGCTGGGCGACTCGATCACCGACGGGTTCAATATCCCCGGCGGCTACCGCATCCCGCTGTACTCCAAACTCTCTACTCGCGTGCCCAGGCCCGATCTCGTCGGCTCGCAGCAGAACGGCCCGACCACCCTGGGCGACCGCGACCACGAGGGCTACAGCGGCAAGCGCATCGACGAGATCGCGGCGGGGGTAAACGGCTGGCTCGATGCCCAGCAGCCCGACACCGTGATGCTGATGATCGGCACCAACGACATGATTCAGGGCTACGACGTGGCGAACGCGCCCGCCCGACTGGGGGCGCTGCTCGACCAGATGAGCGCTCGCCGCCCGAACACGCGCATCCTCGTCGCCTCGCTGCCGCCGCTCGCCGACGCGACGCACAACGCGCGGGTGCAGGCGTACAACGCCGCCCTGCCCGCCGTGGTCCAGGCGCGGGCCAACGCGGGCAAGAAGGTGACGCTGGTGAACGCCGCCTCCGCGCTGACCACCGCCGACCTCGCCGACGGCGTGCATCCCAACGAGGGTGGGTACGGCAAGCTGGCGAACGTGTGGTACGACGCGCTGGTAGGGACGCCGGACGCACTCACACCACAGGGCGCAGCCAGCCGACCGCTTCCGGCGACCAACCAGCCCCTCCACATCCCGACGGTGCGTTGA
- the rsmH gene encoding 16S rRNA (cytosine(1402)-N(4))-methyltransferase RsmH gives MNIAPNGLPNPDVPPPDSLSHVPVLATEVMEALAPAPGRVLVDGTLGGGGHTRLLLEAGATVIGIDQDPYALNRVRAANLPGLTALEGNYRDLRALLAPLGVTRVDGVLLDIGVSSFQLDDAGRGFSYHTDAPLDMRMSQSGESAADVVNTYPEEDLAAIIYEYGEDRHSRRIARAIGQARADSPITSTVRLAEIVKRAYPGFSKGIHPARRTFQALRIHVNDELGALRDGLGAAEDLLAPGGRLAVISFHSLEDRIVKRFLRGSSTLTPLTKRPVEAGEEEQARNPRARSAKLRAAEKMPPRSTGPEGTS, from the coding sequence ATGAATATCGCCCCCAACGGCCTTCCCAATCCCGACGTTCCCCCACCCGACTCCCTCTCCCACGTCCCCGTCCTCGCCACCGAGGTCATGGAGGCCCTGGCTCCCGCCCCTGGCCGCGTCCTCGTGGACGGCACCCTCGGCGGCGGCGGCCACACCCGGCTGCTGCTGGAGGCCGGGGCCACCGTCATCGGCATCGATCAGGACCCCTACGCCCTGAACCGCGTCCGCGCCGCCAACCTCCCCGGCCTGACCGCCCTGGAGGGCAACTACCGCGACCTGCGCGCCCTGCTCGCCCCCCTCGGCGTGACGCGGGTGGACGGCGTGCTCCTCGACATCGGGGTGAGCAGCTTCCAGCTCGACGATGCGGGGCGCGGCTTTTCCTACCACACCGACGCGCCGCTCGACATGCGGATGAGCCAGAGCGGGGAGAGCGCCGCCGACGTGGTGAACACGTACCCCGAAGAGGACCTCGCCGCGATCATCTACGAGTACGGCGAGGACCGCCACTCGCGCCGCATCGCCCGCGCCATCGGGCAGGCCCGCGCCGATTCGCCCATCACCTCCACCGTCCGCCTCGCCGAGATCGTCAAGCGGGCGTACCCCGGTTTCTCGAAGGGCATCCACCCGGCCCGGCGGACCTTCCAGGCACTCCGCATCCACGTCAACGACGAACTCGGTGCCCTGCGCGACGGGCTGGGGGCCGCCGAGGACCTGCTCGCGCCGGGGGGCCGCCTCGCCGTCATCTCCTTTCACTCGCTCGAGGACCGCATCGTGAAGCGGTTCCTGCGCGGCTCGTCCACCCTCACGCCGCTGACGAAGCGGCCCGTGGAGGCGGGCGAGGAGGAGCAGGCCCGCAACCCGCGCGCCCGGAGCGCGAAGCTGCGCGCCGCTGAGAAGATGCCCCCTCGATCCACCGGGCCGGAGGGGACGTCATGA
- a CDS encoding DUF423 domain-containing protein, with amino-acid sequence MRNFNPTLAGAVLAAVGVALGAFGAHALRTRLDPATLANFETGVRYQMYAALALLALGTQPGQRRAPVLLLAGAVVFSGTLYVLALTGQRWLGAVTPIGGVLLIAGFVVAALDARRADGMR; translated from the coding sequence ATGCGGAACTTCAACCCTACCCTTGCCGGGGCCGTCCTCGCGGCGGTCGGTGTGGCGCTCGGCGCGTTCGGTGCCCACGCCCTGCGGACGCGGCTCGATCCGGCCACGCTCGCCAACTTCGAGACGGGCGTGCGCTATCAGATGTACGCGGCCCTCGCCCTCCTCGCCCTGGGCACGCAGCCGGGCCAGCGCCGGGCACCCGTCCTGCTCCTCGCCGGGGCCGTGGTCTTCAGCGGCACCCTCTACGTCCTCGCCCTGACAGGTCAGCGTTGGCTGGGAGCCGTCACACCCATCGGCGGAGTGCTGCTGATCGCCGGGTTCGTGGTGGCGGCGCTGGATGCGAGGAGAGCAGACGGCATGCGCTGA
- a CDS encoding ABC transporter permease, giving the protein MASTPPDLAWTLARAHLSRRRTQNVLTVLGIAVGVMVLIAALSLTNGFTRALVDATLRASPHLSLTAFTPSARDAALEAEIRANPQVTAFTPFLGDKGLLTRPAGEGRRAGVDFTTLFGVTPDAARVLQLTPEEGALLRGLGEGEVLLGAALARSVGAFTGDEVRLLNSTQRRATLRVKGVFTTGNYLIDSGYAFTSLGTLQTVQGTRNVTGYQLRLRDPDAAPGVGDSLTRTRPYSAIPWQGLYGTLLDQLALQKRVIGFVVFLIVIVAAFGIANVLTLAVFEKTQEIAILRAIGATRGMITRTFLLEGAALGLGGLLLGNLLGLGISAYFTARPFQLPGDLYFITALPVEVRVGDLLWVNAVGLGTTLLAALIPARRAANVEPARLIR; this is encoded by the coding sequence GTGGCCTCCACTCCCCCCGATCTCGCCTGGACCCTGGCCCGCGCCCACCTCAGCCGCAGGCGCACCCAGAACGTCCTGACCGTGCTGGGCATCGCGGTCGGCGTGATGGTCCTCATCGCCGCGCTGAGCCTCACGAACGGCTTCACGCGGGCGCTCGTGGACGCCACACTCCGGGCCAGCCCCCACCTCAGCCTGACGGCCTTCACTCCCTCCGCACGGGACGCCGCGCTGGAGGCCGAGATACGCGCCAACCCGCAGGTGACGGCCTTCACCCCCTTCCTGGGCGACAAGGGCCTGCTCACCCGTCCGGCAGGAGAGGGGCGGCGGGCCGGGGTGGACTTCACCACCCTCTTCGGCGTGACGCCCGACGCGGCGCGGGTGCTGCAACTCACGCCGGAGGAGGGGGCGCTCCTGCGCGGGCTGGGGGAGGGCGAGGTGCTGCTCGGTGCGGCCCTCGCCCGCAGCGTGGGGGCCTTCACGGGCGACGAGGTGCGCCTGCTGAACAGCACCCAGCGCCGGGCGACCCTCCGCGTGAAGGGCGTCTTCACCACCGGGAACTACCTGATCGACTCCGGGTACGCCTTCACCAGCCTCGGCACTCTCCAGACCGTGCAGGGCACCCGCAACGTCACGGGCTACCAGCTCCGCCTGCGCGACCCGGACGCCGCGCCGGGAGTGGGGGACAGCCTGACGCGCACCCGGCCCTACTCGGCGATTCCGTGGCAGGGTCTGTACGGCACGCTGCTCGACCAGCTCGCCCTCCAGAAGCGGGTGATCGGCTTCGTCGTGTTCCTGATCGTGATCGTGGCGGCGTTCGGGATCGCCAACGTCCTCACGCTCGCCGTGTTCGAGAAGACGCAGGAGATCGCCATCCTGCGCGCCATCGGGGCCACGCGCGGGATGATCACGCGCACCTTTCTGCTGGAGGGAGCGGCGCTCGGCCTCGGCGGCCTGCTCCTCGGCAACCTGCTCGGCCTCGGCATCAGCGCGTATTTCACCGCGCGGCCCTTCCAGCTTCCCGGCGACCTGTACTTCATCACGGCGCTCCCCGTGGAGGTGCGCGTGGGCGATCTGCTGTGGGTAAACGCGGTGGGCTTGGGGACCACCCTCCTCGCCGCCCTCATACCGGCGCGGCGGGCGGCGAACGTGGAACCGGCGCGGCTGATTCGCTGA
- a CDS encoding peptidoglycan D,D-transpeptidase FtsI family protein yields the protein MEVKIRSRSRFMQLIALVLFLTLVWAYAQLEWGVPQGVRRGAVQSRGTITAADGSVLARSVNGRRVYPQGQLAGQVVGMLGATEGLEGLEYAYDRSLAAGQDLRLTLDPGVQAAAETALATAIPKHKGEYGSVVVLETRTGRVLAAASYPPFNPNHWRKYSQAARRNRPFLDVFEPGSTVKGLVVAAALNEGLTSPGTLYQTPMRRFVGGRWGSTIHDAVDHPKSLTTRQVLRYSSNVGMSHIVERFGPEDMRGYLSRYGFGDYVDLPTVMTSTGRLQPLRKWDDLVRVTNAFGQGMSSTTLQLAAAYNSVANDGLYVSPRLVDGEPAGERREVLRPETARTTRTMLQAVIEEGIPHQAGLKGYALAGKTGTSQVSAGAQGYRSDLYDSVFAGFFPADAPRVTVAVMVHGAKLNHHGSQLAAPIYRDVASEILSRWASAPKPDKKKTENEK from the coding sequence ATGGAGGTGAAGATTCGTTCCCGTTCCCGCTTCATGCAGCTCATCGCGCTCGTGCTGTTCCTGACGCTGGTGTGGGCCTACGCGCAGCTCGAATGGGGCGTGCCGCAGGGCGTGAGGCGCGGTGCCGTGCAGTCACGCGGCACGATCACCGCCGCCGACGGCAGTGTGCTCGCCCGCAGCGTGAACGGCAGGCGGGTCTACCCCCAGGGTCAGCTCGCCGGGCAGGTCGTCGGGATGCTGGGGGCCACCGAGGGGCTGGAGGGGCTGGAGTACGCCTACGACCGCTCCCTCGCGGCGGGCCAGGACCTGCGCCTCACCCTCGACCCCGGCGTGCAGGCCGCCGCCGAGACCGCCCTGGCGACCGCCATTCCCAAGCACAAGGGCGAGTACGGCTCGGTCGTCGTGCTGGAGACCCGCACGGGCCGCGTCCTCGCCGCCGCGAGCTACCCGCCCTTCAACCCGAACCACTGGCGCAAGTACAGCCAGGCCGCCCGGCGCAACCGTCCCTTCCTCGACGTGTTCGAGCCGGGATCGACCGTCAAGGGGCTGGTCGTGGCGGCGGCCCTGAACGAGGGGCTGACCTCGCCGGGCACGCTCTACCAGACGCCCATGCGCCGCTTCGTGGGGGGCCGCTGGGGCAGCACCATCCACGACGCGGTGGACCACCCCAAGAGTCTCACCACCCGGCAGGTGCTGCGCTACAGCAGCAACGTGGGCATGAGCCATATCGTCGAACGCTTCGGGCCGGAGGACATGCGCGGCTACCTCAGCCGCTACGGCTTCGGCGACTACGTGGACCTTCCCACCGTCATGACGAGCACGGGCCGCCTCCAGCCCCTGCGGAAGTGGGACGATCTCGTGCGCGTCACGAACGCCTTCGGCCAGGGCATGAGCAGCACCACCCTCCAGCTCGCCGCCGCCTACAACAGCGTCGCCAACGACGGCCTGTACGTCTCGCCCCGCCTCGTGGACGGCGAACCGGCGGGCGAGCGCCGCGAGGTCCTGCGCCCCGAGACCGCCCGCACCACCCGCACGATGCTGCAGGCCGTCATCGAGGAGGGCATTCCCCACCAGGCGGGCCTCAAGGGCTACGCGCTCGCGGGGAAGACGGGCACCTCACAGGTCTCGGCGGGTGCCCAGGGTTACCGCAGCGACCTCTACGACAGCGTGTTCGCGGGCTTCTTCCCCGCCGACGCCCCCCGCGTCACCGTCGCCGTCATGGTCCACGGGGCCAAGCTCAACCACCACGGCTCCCAGCTCGCCGCCCCCATCTACCGTGACGTGGCCTCCGAAATCCTCTCCCGTTGGGCCTCCGCCCCCAAACCCGACAAGAAGAAGACGGAGAACGAGAAGTAA
- a CDS encoding pseudouridine synthase, with protein MSGGGERLQKRLARAGVASRRAAEELITAGRVTVNGEVATLGRTVTPADEVRVDGSLVETAALERITFLLHKPAGYVTTARDEYGRRNVLSAMPPVPGLHPVGRLDRDSEGLLLLTTDGDLTLTLTHPRYGHEKAYRAWTAGPGDPTADEMQALLDGIELDDGPARALDARPAPGGALVTLGEGRNRQVRRMLEALGHPVTRLLRYRVGGLWLGDLDPGEYRELKERDLHDLLNPADVPRRLRERAERETLGRWE; from the coding sequence ATGAGCGGTGGGGGCGAGCGTCTGCAAAAGCGTCTCGCGCGGGCCGGGGTCGCCTCCCGCCGCGCCGCCGAGGAGCTGATCACGGCGGGCCGCGTGACCGTGAACGGCGAGGTCGCCACGCTGGGCCGCACCGTCACGCCCGCCGACGAGGTGCGGGTGGACGGCTCGCTCGTGGAGACCGCCGCCCTGGAGCGCATTACCTTCCTGCTGCACAAGCCCGCCGGGTACGTCACCACCGCCCGCGACGAGTATGGGCGGCGCAACGTCCTCTCCGCCATGCCTCCCGTGCCCGGCCTGCACCCGGTCGGTCGGCTGGACCGCGACTCCGAGGGGCTGCTCCTCCTCACCACCGACGGCGACCTCACCCTCACCCTCACCCACCCGCGCTACGGCCACGAGAAGGCGTACCGCGCGTGGACGGCGGGACCGGGCGACCCGACCGCCGACGAGATGCAGGCTCTCCTCGACGGTATAGAGCTGGATGACGGTCCCGCCCGCGCGCTGGATGCCCGTCCCGCCCCCGGCGGTGCCCTCGTCACGCTCGGGGAGGGCCGCAACCGTCAGGTGCGCCGGATGCTGGAGGCGCTCGGCCACCCCGTCACGCGCCTGCTGCGCTACCGGGTGGGCGGCCTGTGGCTCGGCGACCTCGACCCCGGCGAGTACCGCGAACTCAAGGAGCGTGACCTCCACGACCTCCTGAACCCCGCCGACGTGCCCCGCCGCCTGCGGGAGCGGGCCGAGCGGGAGACGCTGGGACGGTGGGAGTAG